In Flavobacterium sp. CBA20B-1, one DNA window encodes the following:
- the trhO gene encoding oxygen-dependent tRNA uridine(34) hydroxylase TrhO, translating to MQLYNTLSAEQRAQLIEEAGQNRITLSFYQYAKIQDPQQFRNELFLAWSKLDALGRTYVAHEGINAQMSVPAENLEAFRETLEAYDFMKGIRLNVAVEQDDLSFLKLTVKVRNKIVADGLDDATFDVTNKGIHLNAKEFNEMLNDPDVILVDFRNHYESEVGHFTGAITPDVDTFRESLPIINEQLQDHKQNKKLLMYCTGGIRCEKASAYFKHQGFENVFQLEGGIIEYTRQVKAEGLESKFIGKNFVFDHRLGERITNDIIANCHQCGKPCDTHVNCANEACHLLFIQCDECHEAMHGCCSNECLDIIQLPVEEQKRLRKGQQKGNLIFKKGKSPALKFKKERNVFEEVVPVKVATVTEIRKKKHERKILVGQGEHFFTKASVAQFTITNNEVKVGDEVLISGPSTGEERMVLTAFKVNGTEAKVAQAGDKITFVVPFRIRLSDKLYLIKKL from the coding sequence ATGCAACTGTATAACACCTTAAGCGCCGAACAGCGCGCACAATTAATCGAAGAAGCGGGACAAAACCGTATCACACTTTCTTTTTATCAATACGCAAAAATCCAAGATCCCCAACAATTTAGAAACGAATTATTTTTGGCATGGTCAAAATTAGATGCTTTGGGCAGAACGTATGTGGCACATGAAGGGATTAATGCGCAAATGAGCGTTCCAGCAGAAAATTTGGAAGCGTTCAGAGAAACTTTGGAAGCGTATGATTTTATGAAAGGAATACGGTTGAATGTGGCTGTAGAGCAAGACGATTTATCGTTTCTAAAACTAACGGTTAAAGTGCGCAATAAAATTGTTGCCGATGGATTAGATGATGCTACATTTGATGTTACCAATAAAGGAATCCATTTAAATGCAAAGGAATTCAATGAAATGTTGAACGATCCAGATGTGATTTTGGTAGATTTTCGAAACCATTACGAAAGCGAAGTTGGTCATTTTACAGGAGCCATTACACCCGATGTGGATACCTTTCGCGAATCATTGCCTATTATAAACGAGCAACTGCAAGATCACAAACAAAATAAAAAATTATTAATGTATTGTACCGGCGGCATCCGTTGCGAAAAAGCCAGTGCCTACTTTAAACATCAAGGTTTCGAAAATGTTTTTCAGTTAGAAGGCGGAATTATAGAATACACACGTCAGGTTAAAGCCGAAGGTTTAGAAAGCAAATTTATCGGGAAAAACTTTGTGTTTGATCACCGTTTGGGCGAACGTATTACTAACGATATCATTGCAAATTGCCATCAATGCGGCAAACCTTGCGACACCCACGTGAATTGTGCCAATGAGGCATGTCATTTGCTGTTTATTCAGTGCGATGAATGTCATGAAGCAATGCACGGTTGTTGTTCCAACGAATGTTTAGATATCATACAATTACCCGTAGAAGAACAAAAACGCCTGCGAAAAGGACAGCAAAAAGGTAATTTAATCTTTAAAAAAGGAAAATCACCTGCCTTAAAATTTAAGAAAGAACGCAATGTTTTTGAAGAAGTAGTTCCTGTAAAAGTAGCAACCGTAACCGAAATTCGCAAAAAGAAACACGAGCGAAAAATCTTAGTAGGTCAAGGCGAACATTTCTTCACAAAAGCATCGGTAGCACAATTTACCATCACAAACAATGAAGTAAAAGTAGGGGATGAGGTGTTAATCTCAGGACCATCAACCGGAGAAGAGCGAATGGTTTTAACTGCTTTTAAAGTGAATGGTACAGAAGCTAAAGTTGCACAAGCAGGTGACAAAATAACCTTTGTGGTTCCGTTCCGCATTCGTTTGTCTGATAAACTATATCTTATTAAAAAGTTGTAA
- a CDS encoding L,D-transpeptidase, with product MKKIIVVLSLTLFLASCKKEVETDTVEFEEDTTTVDRSMENQIDSIAIKRNDSIEMVKKDSIAAVKKAAIEESKKSNKFSVFKGDAYSYWPIKPSDSLRKLFYNTFTKEQQYTIAALNRIDTDHIKTRDTLIVPNEFKTAFIDYSPFPRKLSNITEVPKIIIFSYPIQAYGVYENGNLVKWGPTNMGKKASQTPRGLFFTNWKGRKVTSTVDDEWILNWNFNISNHGGVGWHQYALPGYPASHSCLRLLDADAQWLYNWADQWVLTEDRNTVKVKGTPVIVYGDYKFGVKGIWHQLVENPSITTLSKSELEAIIEPYLSEIFNQQTIREAYNEAKLNNKPKEDSLKIVKDSMK from the coding sequence ATGAAAAAAATTATTGTTGTATTGTCGCTAACGTTGTTTTTGGCAAGTTGTAAAAAAGAAGTTGAAACCGATACGGTAGAGTTTGAAGAAGACACCACTACGGTTGATCGTTCTATGGAAAATCAAATTGATTCGATAGCCATAAAAAGGAATGATTCCATTGAAATGGTTAAAAAAGATTCCATTGCAGCCGTAAAAAAAGCAGCAATAGAGGAAAGTAAAAAATCTAATAAATTCAGTGTTTTTAAGGGCGATGCTTATAGTTATTGGCCCATTAAGCCAAGCGATTCACTGCGAAAACTTTTTTACAATACTTTTACGAAAGAACAGCAATACACCATTGCTGCGCTGAATCGTATCGATACGGATCATATCAAAACCCGCGACACACTTATTGTGCCCAACGAGTTTAAAACAGCGTTTATAGATTACAGCCCTTTTCCGCGCAAATTAAGCAATATAACTGAAGTTCCTAAAATAATCATTTTTTCGTACCCCATTCAAGCCTATGGTGTGTATGAAAATGGAAATTTGGTGAAATGGGGACCAACCAACATGGGTAAGAAAGCATCGCAAACACCTAGAGGGTTGTTTTTTACCAACTGGAAAGGACGTAAAGTTACAAGTACTGTTGATGATGAATGGATTTTAAATTGGAACTTCAACATCAGCAACCACGGCGGTGTGGGCTGGCATCAATATGCTTTGCCTGGATATCCCGCTTCGCATTCGTGTTTGCGATTGTTAGATGCCGATGCACAATGGTTATACAATTGGGCAGACCAATGGGTGTTAACAGAAGATCGAAACACAGTAAAGGTAAAAGGAACACCAGTAATTGTTTATGGCGATTACAAGTTTGGCGTGAAAGGTATTTGGCACCAATTAGTGGAGAATCCATCGATAACAACCCTTTCGAAAAGTGAGTTAGAAGCCATTATTGAACCTTATTTGTCCGAAATTTTTAATCAGCAAACTATTCGAGAAGCCTATAACGAAGCAAAATTAAACAACAAACCTAAGGAAGATAGTTTGAAAATTGTGAAAGATAGTATGAAATAA
- the recA gene encoding recombinase RecA, whose product MSADKEAKLKALQLTLDKLDKTYGKGTVMKLGDSAVEEVDAIPSGSLGLDLALGVMGYPRGRIIEIYGPESSGKTTLTLHAIAEAQKAGGIAAFIDAEHAFDRFYAQKLGVDIDNLIISQPDNGEQALEIAENLIRSGAIDLVVIDSVAALTPKSEIEGEMGDSKMGLHARLMSQALRKLTATISKTNCTVFFINQLREKIGVMFGNPETTTGGNALKFYASVRLDIRKSTQIKDGDNVMGNRTKVKIIKNKVAPPFRTAEFDIMYGEGISKTGEILDLAVDFEIVKKSGSWFSYGDTKLGQGRDAVKGLIKDNPELQEELEERIKQHIKEQQNA is encoded by the coding sequence ATGAGTGCAGATAAAGAAGCAAAATTAAAGGCTTTACAATTAACATTAGATAAATTAGACAAAACATACGGCAAGGGCACCGTAATGAAATTGGGCGATAGTGCAGTGGAAGAGGTAGATGCTATTCCATCGGGTTCATTAGGGTTAGATTTGGCTTTGGGAGTAATGGGGTATCCGCGTGGAAGGATTATTGAAATCTACGGTCCTGAATCGTCTGGTAAAACCACTTTAACATTACATGCCATTGCAGAAGCACAAAAAGCTGGTGGAATTGCCGCTTTTATTGATGCTGAACATGCTTTTGATCGTTTTTATGCGCAGAAATTGGGGGTAGATATTGATAATTTGATTATTTCACAACCCGACAATGGGGAACAAGCGCTAGAAATTGCCGAAAACTTGATTCGTTCAGGTGCAATTGATTTAGTAGTTATTGACTCGGTTGCTGCATTGACACCAAAAAGCGAAATTGAAGGCGAAATGGGCGATTCTAAAATGGGACTACACGCACGTTTAATGTCGCAAGCCTTGCGAAAGTTAACCGCTACTATTTCAAAAACAAATTGTACGGTATTTTTTATTAACCAGTTGCGTGAAAAAATTGGGGTGATGTTTGGAAACCCAGAAACCACCACAGGTGGTAATGCTTTGAAGTTCTACGCATCGGTTCGTTTAGATATTCGCAAATCAACCCAAATTAAAGACGGCGACAACGTAATGGGGAACCGTACAAAGGTTAAAATCATTAAAAACAAAGTGGCACCACCGTTCCGCACCGCTGAATTTGACATTATGTATGGCGAAGGAATATCAAAAACAGGTGAAATTTTAGATTTAGCTGTTGATTTTGAAATCGTTAAAAAGTCAGGATCATGGTTTAGCTATGGCGATACCAAATTAGGTCAGGGTCGCGATGCGGTGAAAGGTCTCATTAAAGATAACCCGGAACTTCAGGAAGAATTAGAAGAGCGTATTAAACAACACATTAAAGAACAGCAAAATGCTTAA
- a CDS encoding zinc ribbon domain-containing protein: MSNICTNCNTENNLDAKFCKSCGHSLPKQTPLEEVVHAKTDKKVIKRKSNLLVVIGSVVGFFAMYFLVQYLFNNDSSVDKEMKLVADEINKMCPVQVDEETVLENTMAAPGKIFQYNYKLINLEKSEIQIDTFRKYVYPGILENIKTNPSMEPQRKMEVTLRYYYKDKNGAFVDEYVVKPNDYK, translated from the coding sequence ATGAGTAATATTTGTACCAATTGTAACACGGAGAATAATTTAGATGCTAAATTTTGTAAAAGTTGCGGGCATTCTTTGCCGAAGCAGACTCCTTTAGAAGAAGTAGTACACGCTAAAACCGATAAGAAAGTAATTAAGAGAAAATCGAATTTGCTTGTTGTAATAGGTTCTGTTGTAGGTTTTTTCGCGATGTATTTCCTGGTTCAATATCTTTTTAATAACGATAGTTCTGTAGATAAGGAGATGAAACTTGTTGCAGATGAAATTAATAAAATGTGTCCGGTACAAGTAGATGAAGAAACTGTTTTAGAAAATACAATGGCAGCACCTGGAAAGATTTTTCAATACAATTACAAGTTGATTAATCTTGAAAAATCGGAAATTCAAATAGATACATTCCGAAAATATGTATATCCGGGTATTTTAGAAAACATCAAAACAAATCCTTCTATGGAGCCTCAAAGAAAAATGGAAGTAACCCTTAGGTATTATTACAAAGATAAAAATGGTGCTTTTGTTGACGAATATGTTGTGAAACCAAACGATTACAAATAA
- the trpS gene encoding tryptophan--tRNA ligase, whose translation MAKVLTGVQSTGTPHLGNLLGAILPAIEMANSPENETFLFIADLHSATQIKDAKTLKENTYSVAATWLACGLNTDRVTFYKQSSVPQTCELTWYLSCFFPFQRLTLAHSFKDKSSYLENVNAGLFTYPMLMAADILLYDAEFVPVGKDQLQHLEITRDVASRFNNQMGETFVLPTAKISEEIMTVPGTDGEKMSKSRNNFINIFEDDKKLRKQIMAIVTDATPLEAPKNPDTCNVFAIYKLLATPEQTEQMRANYLGGNYGYGHAKQALFELICEKFKDIREKYTYYMNNLEEVDRFLTEGAVKAAVIANGTLNRVREKLGYSF comes from the coding sequence ATGGCAAAAGTATTAACAGGAGTTCAAAGTACCGGAACCCCACACCTTGGAAATCTTTTAGGAGCTATTTTGCCTGCTATTGAAATGGCAAATAGTCCTGAAAATGAAACGTTTTTATTTATCGCCGATTTGCATTCGGCTACACAGATTAAAGACGCAAAAACATTGAAAGAAAACACCTATAGTGTGGCTGCTACTTGGCTTGCGTGTGGATTAAACACGGATCGTGTGACGTTTTACAAGCAATCAAGCGTGCCACAAACTTGTGAGCTTACTTGGTACTTAAGCTGTTTTTTTCCATTTCAACGTTTAACGTTGGCACATTCTTTTAAAGATAAATCGAGTTATTTGGAAAACGTAAACGCCGGATTGTTTACCTACCCAATGCTTATGGCAGCCGATATTTTATTGTACGATGCTGAATTTGTGCCGGTTGGTAAAGACCAATTACAGCATTTGGAAATAACGCGTGATGTCGCATCTCGATTTAACAACCAAATGGGAGAAACATTTGTGTTGCCTACTGCAAAAATTTCCGAAGAAATCATGACCGTTCCCGGAACCGATGGCGAAAAAATGAGTAAATCTCGCAACAATTTCATCAATATTTTTGAAGACGATAAAAAGTTGCGCAAACAAATTATGGCAATTGTTACCGATGCTACTCCGTTAGAAGCACCTAAAAATCCGGATACCTGCAACGTGTTTGCTATTTACAAATTATTGGCAACACCTGAACAAACTGAACAAATGCGTGCAAATTATTTAGGTGGAAATTACGGTTATGGACACGCAAAACAAGCTTTGTTTGAATTGATTTGCGAAAAATTTAAAGACATACGCGAAAAATATACCTATTACATGAACAACTTGGAAGAGGTTGATCGTTTCTTGACAGAAGGCGCTGTAAAAGCTGCTGTTATTGCAAACGGAACATTAAACCGAGTTAGAGAGAAGTTGGGGTATTCTTTTTAA
- the dprA gene encoding DNA-processing protein DprA, with protein sequence MNKETLTAYLKLLACDGIGVLHARKILDAFKNVEAVFNEEQDHFFSDGKLSNTIEKALKAFNKREIVEEELRFIEKNSIECVGILDDAYPALLKECSDAPILLFYKGDLSLLHNRCLAVVGTRKISAYGKEITTKMMEHLQPYKPTIVSGMAYGVDIAAYHEARKLNLNMVGIMGTSFKKLYPSVHKKYYEDLFTNGLIISEYAGFNTLVPELFTRRNRIIAGLCNATVVVESAETGGSLSTAYFANDYAREVYAIPGKITDAFSKGCLRLIHENRAQILYNFDHLITDLNWNTTDEPKKQAEVKKQINLNDFTDLQQTILKTLQNEALHIDELALQTQLSMPVLNAELMMLELNGIVVGLPGKMFKVKE encoded by the coding sequence ATGAACAAGGAAACATTAACGGCTTATTTGAAACTATTAGCGTGTGATGGGATTGGGGTGCTGCACGCTCGGAAAATACTAGATGCCTTTAAAAATGTAGAAGCTGTTTTTAATGAAGAGCAGGATCATTTTTTTTCCGATGGAAAACTTTCAAACACTATTGAAAAAGCTTTGAAAGCATTCAATAAAAGGGAAATAGTGGAAGAAGAACTGCGTTTTATCGAAAAAAACAGTATCGAATGTGTAGGGATTTTAGATGATGCGTATCCTGCATTGTTAAAAGAATGTTCCGATGCACCTATTTTGCTGTTTTATAAAGGTGATTTGTCATTGTTGCATAATCGATGCTTAGCTGTTGTAGGCACTCGTAAAATATCAGCCTACGGAAAAGAAATTACCACAAAGATGATGGAACATTTGCAGCCATATAAACCCACAATTGTAAGTGGAATGGCTTATGGTGTTGATATTGCGGCATACCATGAAGCCCGAAAGTTAAACCTGAATATGGTAGGAATCATGGGCACAAGTTTTAAAAAATTGTATCCAAGTGTGCATAAAAAATACTATGAAGATTTATTTACAAACGGATTAATCATTTCCGAATATGCAGGTTTTAACACATTGGTACCCGAATTATTCACTCGAAGAAATAGAATCATTGCTGGTTTGTGTAATGCAACCGTGGTGGTTGAAAGTGCTGAAACAGGCGGATCGCTTTCAACGGCCTATTTTGCCAATGATTATGCACGCGAAGTGTATGCTATTCCAGGAAAAATAACCGATGCGTTTAGCAAAGGATGTTTGCGATTGATTCATGAAAACCGGGCACAAATTCTTTATAATTTTGACCATTTAATTACCGATTTAAACTGGAATACAACAGACGAACCCAAGAAACAAGCGGAAGTTAAAAAACAAATCAACTTAAATGATTTTACCGATTTACAGCAAACTATTTTAAAAACTTTGCAAAACGAAGCTTTACATATTGATGAATTGGCGTTGCAAACCCAATTGTCAATGCCGGTTTTAAATGCTGAATTAATGATGCTGGAACTAAACGGAATTGTTGTGGGGTTACCAGGGAAAATGTTTAAAGTGAAAGAATAA
- a CDS encoding lysophospholipid acyltransferase family protein: protein MDFLKKAVWFFWKLWFYLIILIVIVVLSPFLIVSLSTDKFYRFFFFLARIWAFAVFYGTGFRKSIVTKQQFDRNKSYMLTANHTSMMDIMLMLILVKNPFVFVGKKELAKLPIFGYFYKKACILVDRSSAVSRQRTMIMAAQKLASGLSVCIFPEGGVPNDESVVLDDFKDGAFRLAIDFEIPVVPMTFIGLKKMFPFRFFAGHPGNVLVYQHPFVETKGLTQRDKPELKDQVRELILKPLLKHEKNTHS, encoded by the coding sequence ATGGATTTTTTAAAAAAAGCAGTTTGGTTTTTCTGGAAACTTTGGTTTTACCTCATCATACTGATCGTAATTGTGGTGCTTTCGCCCTTTTTAATTGTTTCGTTATCAACCGATAAATTCTATCGATTCTTTTTCTTTTTGGCTAGAATTTGGGCGTTTGCAGTGTTTTACGGAACAGGTTTCAGGAAATCAATCGTTACTAAACAGCAATTCGATCGAAACAAAAGTTATATGCTTACGGCAAACCACACGTCGATGATGGATATTATGCTGATGCTGATTTTGGTGAAAAACCCGTTTGTGTTCGTAGGGAAGAAAGAATTGGCAAAATTGCCCATTTTTGGATATTTCTATAAAAAAGCCTGTATTTTGGTTGACAGATCAAGTGCTGTGAGCCGACAGAGAACCATGATTATGGCGGCGCAAAAGTTGGCAAGCGGTTTAAGCGTTTGTATTTTTCCCGAAGGTGGTGTTCCAAACGACGAATCGGTTGTTTTAGATGATTTTAAAGACGGCGCTTTTCGTTTGGCAATCGATTTTGAAATTCCGGTGGTTCCCATGACGTTTATCGGATTAAAAAAGATGTTTCCTTTTCGGTTTTTTGCAGGACATCCCGGAAATGTGTTGGTTTACCAGCATCCGTTTGTTGAAACCAAAGGATTAACCCAGCGCGATAAACCCGAATTAAAAGACCAAGTACGTGAATTGATTTTAAAACCTTTACTAAAGCATGAAAAAAATACTCATTCGTAG
- a CDS encoding arsenate reductase family protein: MKKIYYLKTCDTCKRILKQIDNIQEFQLQDIKEESVTLKQVEEMYKLTGNYETLFSKRAKLYKEMGLKDENLAETDFKRYILEHYTFLARPVIIYEQQIFVGNNKKTIDAMLQKVNNS, translated from the coding sequence ATGAAAAAAATATACTACCTAAAAACCTGCGATACCTGTAAACGCATTTTAAAACAAATTGATAACATACAAGAATTTCAATTACAAGATATTAAAGAAGAATCTGTAACCTTAAAACAAGTTGAAGAAATGTACAAGCTAACAGGCAATTACGAAACTTTGTTTAGCAAGCGTGCAAAACTTTACAAAGAAATGGGATTAAAAGATGAAAACCTTGCCGAAACCGATTTTAAGCGATACATTTTAGAACATTATACCTTTTTGGCACGGCCGGTGATTATTTATGAACAGCAAATATTTGTAGGAAATAATAAAAAAACAATCGATGCAATGCTTCAAAAAGTAAACAACAGTTAA
- the pnuC gene encoding nicotinamide riboside transporter PnuC: MMQEILSKTSWLEWLGVFFAVVQVLLAQRNNIHNYLFGIAGIILAMFVKFNAKLYAEFTLDFYYLVMSVYGWLFWKFGKQQTETPISFTTTTEKYKATGIVVAAFLIFYVFLTNYTDSDVPLWDSLVTAFAWAGMWLMAKRKIENWVLLNISNFLAVPLLIHKELYLYAALTAFLFVVAIFGYINWYKILKQQKHV, encoded by the coding sequence ATGATGCAGGAAATTTTATCAAAAACCTCTTGGTTAGAATGGCTGGGTGTTTTTTTTGCAGTAGTGCAAGTGTTGTTGGCACAAAGAAACAACATTCACAATTATCTTTTTGGAATTGCCGGGATTATTTTGGCGATGTTTGTTAAGTTCAATGCCAAACTTTATGCTGAGTTTACACTCGATTTTTACTATTTGGTAATGAGCGTTTACGGTTGGCTGTTCTGGAAATTTGGCAAACAACAAACTGAAACGCCCATTTCGTTTACCACAACTACAGAGAAATACAAAGCAACAGGCATTGTGGTTGCTGCATTTTTAATTTTTTATGTCTTTTTAACCAATTACACTGACAGCGATGTGCCGCTTTGGGATTCTCTTGTTACTGCTTTTGCCTGGGCGGGTATGTGGCTTATGGCGAAACGCAAAATAGAAAACTGGGTGTTGCTAAACATTAGTAATTTTCTTGCCGTGCCGCTTTTAATTCATAAAGAACTTTATTTGTACGCTGCCTTAACCGCCTTTTTGTTTGTGGTTGCTATTTTTGGATACATTAACTGGTACAAAATTTTAAAGCAGCAAAAACATGTATAA
- the aqpZ gene encoding aquaporin Z, with protein MFKKSSCMKKLFAEFFGTFWLVFGGCGAAVFAAGVPEIGIGLAGVSLAFGLTVLTMAYAVGHISGGHFNPAVSFGLFASGRFPAKDLFPYIVSQVLGASAAAACLWFILNGAGAFSVEGVGAFATNFYEMEGYAGRSYSMEAAFAAEFLLTAFFLIIILGATDKWANGKFAGIAIGLALTLIHLISIPITNTSVNPARSTSQALFVQGEALSQLWLFWAAPIAGAIVGGLIYKFLLQKTEE; from the coding sequence ATTTTTAAAAAATCAAGTTGTATGAAAAAATTATTTGCAGAGTTCTTTGGAACTTTTTGGCTGGTTTTTGGCGGATGTGGAGCGGCAGTTTTTGCTGCAGGCGTACCCGAAATTGGTATAGGTTTAGCGGGTGTTTCGTTGGCCTTTGGTTTAACCGTTTTAACAATGGCTTATGCAGTAGGGCATATTTCAGGCGGACATTTTAACCCGGCAGTTTCGTTTGGTTTGTTTGCCAGTGGTAGATTTCCCGCAAAAGACTTATTCCCGTACATTGTTTCGCAAGTGTTGGGCGCATCGGCTGCAGCGGCATGTTTGTGGTTTATTTTAAACGGAGCAGGTGCATTTAGCGTTGAAGGTGTAGGAGCCTTTGCAACAAACTTCTACGAAATGGAAGGATATGCAGGCAGAAGCTACAGCATGGAAGCTGCATTTGCAGCAGAATTTTTGTTAACAGCATTTTTCCTAATCATAATTTTAGGAGCAACAGACAAATGGGCAAACGGTAAATTTGCCGGTATTGCTATTGGTTTGGCATTAACGTTGATTCATTTAATATCTATTCCAATCACCAATACATCGGTAAATCCGGCACGTTCTACTTCGCAAGCGCTATTTGTTCAAGGTGAAGCATTATCGCAATTATGGTTGTTCTGGGCAGCACCAATTGCCGGTGCAATCGTTGGAGGGTTAATCTATAAATTTTTACTTCAGAAAACAGAAGAATAG
- a CDS encoding L,D-transpeptidase encodes MRNLILMMGLCSIAFYSCKDTTESRQKMSSEKKLERKYEKAQSYTYTNWVLKSSDSVRKVFKEKFTSEQLTTIVALNRVDKSTFATVDTLLIPDQFDDDFLAYAPFPYILNSAKKISKLAIFSYPIQAYGLYENGELVKWGPSSMGSKEHATPTGLYFCNWKGEEVISTFDDEWVLRWNFNIENEEGIGWHQYSMPGYPASHSCLRLLEADAKWMYDWADEWILADKETVKAKGTPVIIYGSYDFKGRKPWLDLAKNSHANDISAETLNEIVKKHQTNILKEQKNRAAVTNAK; translated from the coding sequence ATGAGAAATTTAATTTTAATGATGGGATTGTGTTCCATCGCGTTTTACAGTTGCAAAGATACAACTGAATCACGACAAAAAATGTCGTCTGAAAAAAAATTAGAACGAAAGTATGAAAAAGCCCAATCATATACCTATACAAATTGGGTGCTGAAAAGTAGCGATTCGGTTCGCAAAGTTTTCAAAGAAAAATTTACTTCCGAACAGCTTACAACTATTGTGGCGCTGAACCGAGTTGATAAAAGCACTTTTGCTACGGTTGACACCTTGCTGATTCCCGATCAGTTTGATGATGATTTTTTGGCATATGCTCCTTTTCCTTATATATTAAACAGTGCAAAAAAAATATCTAAATTAGCCATATTTTCCTATCCCATTCAAGCGTATGGTTTGTACGAAAATGGCGAACTGGTAAAATGGGGACCATCAAGTATGGGGTCTAAAGAGCATGCAACGCCCACAGGTTTGTATTTCTGTAATTGGAAAGGTGAAGAAGTGATCAGCACGTTTGATGACGAATGGGTTTTACGCTGGAACTTTAATATTGAAAACGAAGAAGGAATTGGCTGGCATCAATATTCTATGCCCGGTTATCCGGCATCGCACTCTTGTTTGCGCTTGTTAGAAGCCGATGCGAAATGGATGTATGATTGGGCAGACGAATGGATTTTGGCTGATAAAGAAACAGTAAAGGCAAAAGGTACACCTGTAATTATTTATGGAAGCTATGATTTTAAGGGAAGAAAACCTTGGTTAGATTTAGCAAAAAACAGTCATGCCAATGATATTTCTGCCGAAACGTTGAACGAAATTGTGAAAAAACATCAAACCAATATCCTAAAAGAACAGAAAAATAGGGCTGCTGTAACGAATGCTAAATAA
- a CDS encoding murein L,D-transpeptidase catalytic domain family protein, with protein sequence MKKILIRSLFAIVLLAAVVLLVLKFVRPQYDVSTEANDRFKENTKIAKTFLQDHADYNQDIVFLADMAIKSRYNRFYVYDVKNDSVLHKGLVAHGKGSNTGTYGELQFSNVEGSNMTSLGNYKVGASYVGRFGKSYKLHGLDKTNDQAFARYVVLHTYAFMPHEEQLVPVINSEGCPMVSQETFKILENIIDNSKKHILLRIYYK encoded by the coding sequence ATGAAAAAAATACTCATTCGTAGTTTATTTGCAATTGTTTTATTAGCTGCCGTTGTTTTGCTTGTACTTAAATTTGTTCGACCGCAATACGATGTTTCGACTGAAGCAAACGACCGATTCAAAGAGAACACAAAAATTGCCAAAACATTCTTACAAGATCATGCCGATTATAATCAGGATATTGTTTTCTTGGCAGATATGGCTATTAAAAGCCGATACAACCGCTTTTATGTGTACGATGTTAAGAATGACAGTGTTTTGCACAAAGGTTTGGTGGCGCATGGAAAAGGATCAAACACCGGAACCTATGGTGAATTGCAGTTTAGCAATGTAGAAGGCAGCAATATGACTTCGTTAGGAAACTATAAAGTTGGAGCAAGTTATGTGGGCAGATTTGGAAAATCGTACAAACTGCATGGTTTAGATAAAACCAACGACCAAGCTTTTGCGCGTTACGTGGTTTTACATACTTACGCTTTTATGCCACACGAAGAACAATTGGTACCCGTTATTAATAGCGAAGGTTGCCCAATGGTGAGCCAAGAGACTTTTAAAATTTTAGAAAACATTATTGATAATAGCAAAAAACATATTTTGTTGAGGATTTATTATAAGTAA